One segment of Allorhodopirellula heiligendammensis DNA contains the following:
- a CDS encoding alpha/beta hydrolase, with protein MNRLSQSTILTVCLSAATIWIALPAFAQTARRPMPRSQVQSRLLESRLLDGVTAHRDLAYVPGGDGRQRLDLYVPDASEMLPLLLWIHGGGWQGGSKDGCPPLRAGYPQQGYAVASIGYRLTGQAPFPAQIEDCKAAIRWLRAHADEYHLDPDRVGVWGSSAGGHLAALIGTSGGFEAFDVGENLDQSSGVQAVCDFYGPTDFNVFVTTPRYEGHAAAGSPESKLIGGLVLENPEKVRRVNPITYVDENDPPFLIVHGRQDATVPLNQSKLLFETLKKAEVSAHFHTIDGAGHGGIGFHDPSVSEMVRNFFDEYLKRDGNTVGEPAATTSESTVSNTSSSQQSPDREPRRPGISWRKVVASQDRDRDGRISEKEFRGGPALWKRLDQNDDGFITKSEHDSEMPTQRGSRE; from the coding sequence ATGAATAGATTATCTCAATCGACCATCCTTACAGTTTGTCTTTCGGCAGCGACGATTTGGATTGCCCTGCCGGCATTCGCACAGACTGCGCGCCGCCCGATGCCGCGATCCCAAGTTCAGTCAAGGTTGCTTGAGTCAAGATTGCTTGATGGTGTGACGGCCCACCGTGATCTCGCTTACGTCCCTGGCGGCGACGGTCGCCAGCGACTTGATCTCTACGTGCCGGATGCTTCGGAGATGCTTCCCTTACTTCTCTGGATACACGGGGGCGGCTGGCAAGGGGGCAGCAAAGATGGTTGCCCGCCGCTTCGCGCGGGGTACCCCCAACAGGGATACGCAGTAGCCAGCATTGGCTATCGGCTCACCGGCCAGGCTCCGTTTCCCGCCCAGATCGAAGATTGCAAGGCCGCTATCCGTTGGCTTCGAGCGCATGCCGATGAATACCATCTCGATCCGGATCGAGTGGGCGTCTGGGGCAGCTCGGCCGGAGGGCATCTCGCCGCCCTCATCGGCACCAGCGGTGGTTTCGAAGCGTTTGACGTAGGAGAAAATCTCGATCAATCCAGCGGCGTTCAGGCTGTTTGTGATTTCTACGGACCGACGGATTTCAATGTGTTCGTGACCACGCCTCGATACGAGGGGCATGCTGCCGCTGGCTCACCGGAATCCAAGTTGATTGGCGGGCTCGTACTAGAGAATCCTGAGAAGGTCCGTCGAGTCAACCCGATCACTTATGTTGACGAGAACGATCCGCCGTTCTTGATCGTGCACGGAAGGCAGGACGCTACGGTGCCCCTCAATCAAAGCAAGCTTCTCTTTGAGACGCTAAAAAAGGCTGAGGTCTCTGCCCATTTTCACACCATTGACGGAGCGGGGCACGGCGGAATTGGGTTCCATGATCCGTCAGTCAGCGAAATGGTGCGCAACTTTTTTGACGAGTATCTGAAACGAGACGGTAACACCGTCGGGGAACCGGCTGCAACTACATCCGAGAGTACCGTGAGCAATACTTCTTCGTCGCAGCAATCACCCGATCGCGAACCACGCAGACCAGGAATTTCGTGGCGGAAGGTCGTCGCCAGCCAGGATCGCGATCGTGACGGACGGATCAGCGAGAAAGAGTTTCGAGGCGGGCCAGCTTTGTGGAAACGACTGGACCAGAACGATGACGGCTTCATTACGAAGAGTGAACACGATAGCGAAATGCCGACTCAGCGCGGAAGCAGGGAATAG
- a CDS encoding PVC-type heme-binding CxxCH protein: MKYQLCVAAILTQSLLTMGVVSSQSSVAPESIPTSSESRFPTPYNSEPEKTEPMSAEEAAATAVLPPGFRCEVFASEPDVQQPIAMCFDDRGRVWVAECYTYSEKPGTWDNDLRDRIIILEDTDGDGRADKRDVFWDEGVHLTSVAKVDGGVYALCPPQLLFLPDADGDDIPDSAPQVLLDGFDIGSSSHNVASGLKVGPDGWLYGRHGILSVSMVGAPGSRDNQRTPVNTAIWRYHPDQQIFEVFCNGGTNPWGLDWNADGQLFYTNTVIGHLWHAIPGAYYERMFGAHSNPHVYQVITHTADHVHWDTGEKWSDIRAGMSNSTAELGGGHAHMGCMIYQGGVWPDEYVGNLFTSNFHGRRINMDILEREGCGYVAHHGKDFMLMKDPFYRGLDVLAGPDGQMWINDWSDTGECHDNTGLHRSSGRIYRVVYEGGEKSGAKAQGTDWLAARSRSDFGTTDIESMLTSAGEAKRALGVRYLCEDAAEDPTTIDRLLQIANEDTSGLVRLEVAAGLQRLPVLHRLEIASVLCQHREDADDRQQPLMIWYGIEPAVAASPEAAAKLAIETQIPTIRRLIARRLGESIEDDPEAVDRLLASALIPENRGKLTEILRGLDEGLRGRTRADAPPQWESVVAAVQRDGFTEEKSLVRELSLVFLDGRTRKTVFDLAFNVDADPAMRRAALASLMRQPTADLLPKLLAAGNDHVLASDVVRAFAYFDDPVVAERLMDRWNRSPLDRVAAIDSLVARITHTSRLLDAIEAGTMPSTAISPYQARQIDNHGDAELSERLRKLWGNLRDTPADKRQDLQRLKTILTKDRIGRADARLGKTLFMKQCSACHQLYGDGHSVGPNLTGSDRQNLDYLLSNMIDPSSVVASAYRMSVLVLDDGRVLSGVVTNETVRTIAIQTQQRVEHVDKESILERRISDLSLMPDGILSQLSDDDVANLIAYLMTQRPLDSVSTTP, translated from the coding sequence ATGAAGTATCAACTTTGCGTCGCCGCAATACTCACTCAGTCGTTGTTAACCATGGGCGTTGTCTCGTCTCAATCGAGCGTCGCTCCCGAGTCGATCCCGACCTCGTCGGAGAGTCGCTTTCCGACGCCATACAATTCCGAACCCGAAAAGACCGAACCCATGTCGGCCGAAGAAGCGGCGGCGACGGCGGTGTTGCCGCCAGGATTTCGGTGCGAAGTATTTGCCAGTGAGCCCGACGTACAGCAACCCATCGCGATGTGCTTCGATGATCGTGGGCGAGTTTGGGTGGCGGAGTGTTACACCTACTCTGAAAAACCTGGGACTTGGGACAATGATTTGCGAGATCGCATCATCATTCTCGAAGATACCGATGGAGACGGGCGTGCCGACAAACGCGATGTTTTTTGGGACGAGGGCGTACATCTGACAAGTGTGGCAAAGGTGGACGGTGGTGTTTATGCCTTGTGCCCGCCGCAACTCCTGTTTCTTCCAGATGCCGACGGCGACGATATTCCTGATAGCGCCCCTCAAGTATTACTGGATGGGTTTGATATCGGCTCGAGCAGCCACAACGTTGCGAGCGGTTTGAAAGTTGGCCCTGATGGCTGGCTGTACGGCCGGCACGGCATCTTGTCAGTCTCGATGGTGGGTGCTCCTGGCTCACGAGACAACCAACGTACACCGGTGAATACAGCAATCTGGAGATATCATCCGGACCAGCAGATATTTGAAGTGTTTTGCAATGGCGGAACAAATCCATGGGGATTGGATTGGAATGCTGACGGGCAACTGTTCTACACCAACACCGTAATTGGCCACTTATGGCACGCGATTCCGGGTGCATACTACGAACGTATGTTCGGTGCTCACTCGAACCCACACGTCTATCAAGTGATTACGCACACTGCCGATCACGTCCACTGGGACACAGGTGAGAAATGGTCCGATATTCGAGCAGGGATGAGCAACAGCACGGCTGAGTTAGGAGGCGGCCACGCTCACATGGGCTGCATGATCTATCAGGGCGGTGTCTGGCCGGACGAATACGTTGGAAACTTATTTACGTCCAATTTTCATGGTCGTCGGATCAACATGGATATTCTTGAACGTGAAGGCTGTGGCTATGTTGCCCATCACGGTAAAGATTTCATGCTGATGAAGGATCCTTTCTACCGCGGCCTCGATGTGCTAGCGGGACCCGACGGACAGATGTGGATCAACGATTGGTCAGACACCGGCGAGTGCCACGATAACACGGGGCTACATCGTTCTAGCGGTCGTATTTACCGGGTCGTTTACGAAGGTGGAGAGAAGAGCGGAGCGAAGGCCCAGGGCACGGACTGGCTCGCGGCGAGATCGCGTTCTGATTTTGGCACAACTGATATTGAATCGATGCTTACCTCCGCGGGTGAAGCGAAACGTGCCTTGGGCGTGCGCTATTTGTGCGAAGACGCTGCGGAGGATCCCACCACGATTGATCGCCTGCTTCAGATTGCTAACGAGGATACTTCGGGTTTAGTCCGACTGGAGGTCGCCGCTGGTCTCCAGCGATTGCCCGTGTTGCATCGACTTGAGATTGCATCGGTGTTGTGCCAACACAGGGAGGACGCAGACGATCGCCAACAGCCGCTGATGATTTGGTACGGCATTGAGCCAGCCGTGGCGGCGAGTCCCGAAGCCGCTGCGAAGCTCGCGATCGAAACGCAAATCCCTACGATTCGACGTTTAATTGCTCGCCGATTGGGGGAGTCGATTGAGGACGATCCGGAAGCCGTTGATCGCTTGCTCGCTTCAGCACTCATCCCTGAAAATCGCGGCAAACTGACAGAGATTTTGCGTGGACTTGACGAAGGACTTCGGGGGCGCACCAGGGCAGACGCGCCGCCACAATGGGAATCTGTAGTCGCAGCAGTTCAACGCGATGGTTTCACAGAAGAGAAATCGTTGGTTCGAGAACTTTCACTGGTATTCTTGGATGGTCGCACTCGCAAGACTGTTTTCGATTTGGCATTCAATGTGGACGCCGATCCCGCCATGCGCCGCGCCGCTCTGGCCAGCTTGATGCGCCAACCCACTGCCGACTTGTTGCCGAAATTGTTAGCGGCCGGGAACGATCACGTGCTCGCCAGTGATGTGGTGCGAGCGTTTGCCTATTTCGATGATCCGGTGGTCGCCGAACGCCTGATGGATCGTTGGAATCGATCGCCTCTTGACCGCGTCGCGGCGATCGATTCACTGGTCGCGAGGATCACGCACACAAGCCGGTTGCTTGACGCCATCGAAGCAGGGACGATGCCGAGTACCGCTATCTCGCCGTATCAGGCTCGACAGATTGACAACCATGGCGATGCCGAGCTCAGTGAGAGGTTGCGAAAACTGTGGGGAAACCTCCGCGATACACCCGCCGACAAGCGTCAAGATTTACAACGTTTGAAAACCATCTTGACGAAGGACCGAATAGGTCGTGCGGACGCCCGCTTGGGAAAAACGCTGTTTATGAAACAATGTTCGGCCTGCCATCAGCTGTACGGCGATGGGCATTCCGTCGGCCCCAACCTGACCGGGAGCGACCGCCAGAATCTCGACTATCTGCTTAGCAATATGATCGACCCAAGTTCCGTGGTGGCCTCCGCCTACCGCATGAGCGTTCTCGTACTCGACGACGGCCGTGTCCTTTCCGGCGTTGTGACGAATGAAACGGTGCGGACCATCGCAATTCAGACCCAACAACGAGTTGAGCATGTCGATAAAGAGTCGATTCTAGAACGCAGAATTTCTGATCTTTCGTTGATGCCCGACGGTATCCTTTCGCAGTTGAGCGACGACGATGTTGCTAACTTGATAGCGTACCTGATGACGCAACGCCCCCTCGACTCGGTGTCGACCACTCCATGA
- a CDS encoding DUF1269 domain-containing protein, whose protein sequence is MEPPTENHDVAVGTFASHVEAESAIKQLHHAGVDLERLSIAGKDYHTEEHAVGYYNTGDRMKYWGAIGAFWGGMWGVLIGSGLFWLPGIGPLVVAGPLVGAIVGGLENAVVSGAMGALGGAIYSIGIPKDSIVQYESTLGEGKFLVIYHGPADEVAKAREILAQTAALTVDHHINQEQAT, encoded by the coding sequence ATGGAACCCCCTACCGAAAATCACGACGTTGCGGTCGGTACCTTTGCATCCCACGTCGAAGCTGAATCAGCCATCAAGCAACTACACCATGCCGGCGTGGACCTTGAGCGTTTGTCAATCGCCGGTAAGGATTACCACACCGAAGAGCACGCCGTCGGTTACTACAACACCGGTGATCGCATGAAGTACTGGGGTGCTATCGGAGCGTTTTGGGGTGGGATGTGGGGCGTTTTGATTGGCTCTGGATTGTTTTGGTTACCAGGAATTGGGCCATTGGTTGTTGCCGGGCCGCTCGTGGGCGCGATCGTTGGCGGGCTCGAAAATGCAGTCGTCTCCGGTGCTATGGGCGCCCTCGGTGGAGCGATTTACAGCATTGGGATTCCGAAGGACAGTATTGTCCAATACGAATCGACACTGGGAGAGGGAAAGTTCTTGGTGATCTATCACGGTCCAGCCGACGAAGTTGCCAAGGCACGCGAAATCCTCGCTCAAACGGCGGCGTTGACTGTCGACCATCACATCAACCAGGAGCAGGCAACTTAG